The proteins below come from a single Mangifera indica cultivar Alphonso chromosome 16, CATAS_Mindica_2.1, whole genome shotgun sequence genomic window:
- the LOC123198772 gene encoding uncharacterized protein LOC123198772 isoform X1, producing the protein MLDFGDELTIGTFKIPWLIWIQILILLLLIVLLYCFSLVSSDFDSSNSRVKNSALASPSSASSSVSIDSTLDEKPAFKFNSTVTHSFQPSQVGGCRSIKGEILTRTGRRIVRGEEDTERDSSSNGMTYHPCHYFRLAREAFLKCLGLDSEKSSNSKQRKDR; encoded by the exons ATGCTCGATTTCGGCGACGAACTCACAATTGGAACCTTCAAGATTCCGTGGCTCATCTGGATCCAGATTCtcatcctcctcctcctcatcGTTCTCCTCTACTGCTTCAGCCTTGTCTCCTCTGATTTCGATAGCTCCAACAGCCGCGTCAAGAACTCCGCCTTAGCTTCTCCTTCCTCCGCCTCTTCTTCCGTGTCCATCGATTCGACTCTTGACGAGAAGCCGGCTTTTAAATTCAACTCTACTGTCACTCACAGCTTCCAGCCTTCTCAG GTCGGAGGATGTCGAAGTATAAAAGGGGAAATATTGACGAGAACAGGTAGAAGAATAGTGAGAGGAGAAGAGGATACAGAGAGGGATTCAAGTTCAAATGGTATGACGTATCATCCTTGCCATTATTTCAGGCTTGCTAGAGAAGCTTTTCTCAAGTGTTTAGGTTTAGACTCTGAGAAATCTTCCAactcaaaacaaagaaaagacaGATAG
- the LOC123198772 gene encoding uncharacterized protein LOC123198772 isoform X2, with product MLDFGDELTIGTFKIPWLIWIQILILLLLIVLLYCFSLVSSDFDSSNSRVKNSALASPSSASSSVSIDSTLDEKPAFKFNSTVTHSFQPSQGLQNRRRSEDVEV from the exons ATGCTCGATTTCGGCGACGAACTCACAATTGGAACCTTCAAGATTCCGTGGCTCATCTGGATCCAGATTCtcatcctcctcctcctcatcGTTCTCCTCTACTGCTTCAGCCTTGTCTCCTCTGATTTCGATAGCTCCAACAGCCGCGTCAAGAACTCCGCCTTAGCTTCTCCTTCCTCCGCCTCTTCTTCCGTGTCCATCGATTCGACTCTTGACGAGAAGCCGGCTTTTAAATTCAACTCTACTGTCACTCACAGCTTCCAGCCTTCTCAG GGTTTACAAAATCGTCGCAGGTCGGAGGATGTCGAAGTATAA
- the LOC123198772 gene encoding uncharacterized protein LOC123198772 isoform X3: MLDFGDELTIGTFKIPWLIWIQILILLLLIVLLYCFSLVSSDFDSSNSRVKNSALASPSSASSSVSIDSTLDEKPAFKFNSTVTHSFQPSQITILDQ; the protein is encoded by the exons ATGCTCGATTTCGGCGACGAACTCACAATTGGAACCTTCAAGATTCCGTGGCTCATCTGGATCCAGATTCtcatcctcctcctcctcatcGTTCTCCTCTACTGCTTCAGCCTTGTCTCCTCTGATTTCGATAGCTCCAACAGCCGCGTCAAGAACTCCGCCTTAGCTTCTCCTTCCTCCGCCTCTTCTTCCGTGTCCATCGATTCGACTCTTGACGAGAAGCCGGCTTTTAAATTCAACTCTACTGTCACTCACAGCTTCCAGCCTTCTCAG ATAACGATATTGGACCAGTAA
- the LOC123199798 gene encoding elicitor peptide 6 has protein sequence MEVSMEERKRSGEETYNFYSPCHLFNQLVNACFQCFGRDQDHEDDQHHSTTLLTAHRNSHSQSERAMKTTEEEEFVVESRAIRVRKKPQRPPVASGGGGQTN, from the exons ATGGAAGTTTCAATGGAAGAGCGTAAAAGGTCAGGAGaagaaacatataatttttacagCCCATGTCACCTCTTCAACCAACTTGTCAATGCTTGCTTCCAGTGCTTTGGTCGTGATCAAGACCATGAAGATGATCAACATCACTCCACAACTCTTCTCACTGCTCACAGAAACTCTCATTCACAGTCAGAAAGAGCCATGAAAACAACT GAAGAGGAAGAGTTCGTGGTGGAGTCGAGGGCAATAAGAGTGAGAAAGAAGCCACAGAGGCCACCGGTGGCCTCTGGAGGAGGAGGTCAAACCAACTGA